The Streptomyces luteogriseus genome includes a window with the following:
- a CDS encoding mannose-binding protein, whose translation MSRENQAPEANAEAAAALGPESGTPPTQEPSPEGRSAPTPTQAPTGDTESGPASAQVPTPAPAPAPGTEPDAPASGSAAPTGKTTDSSSASTTQTGKPSTPDALSSPTRASATPAAEPSPTGEATSPAAEPATTEPAATPPSPSAATRATASPEPIAVAAAAGAPPGVKAGTGTDSSRPRKPVLAGAAILGAALVAIPLLLTGSGRDEGPRDNAKALAAEGSDTVLNPESAPAELGDYVAEKPSASPSKDKPKKPAPPKTVAPPPAAPASKPAPSGTPEKKPAAKPKPKPKPSPRPNWSTETVYATSVLEVNQAWTTNRIRMVMQTDGNLVVYNEHGKPTWASMTFGKNHRAIFQADGNLVIHNGDDRPIWASKTHGNEGAQLVLRTDGKVVVRHQGRVIWST comes from the coding sequence ATGTCCCGCGAGAACCAGGCCCCCGAGGCGAACGCGGAGGCGGCCGCCGCCCTCGGACCCGAGTCCGGCACCCCTCCGACGCAGGAACCCTCCCCCGAGGGCCGGTCCGCCCCCACCCCGACACAAGCACCGACCGGCGACACGGAGTCCGGCCCGGCCTCGGCCCAGGTTCCGACCCCGGCCCCGGCCCCGGCCCCGGGCACCGAACCCGACGCTCCCGCCTCCGGCTCCGCGGCCCCGACGGGCAAGACCACCGACTCGTCCTCGGCGTCCACCACTCAGACGGGCAAGCCCTCCACCCCGGATGCCCTGTCCTCCCCGACGCGCGCGTCCGCCACCCCGGCAGCCGAGCCCTCCCCGACCGGCGAGGCCACGAGCCCGGCCGCTGAACCGGCCACCACTGAACCGGCCGCCACCCCGCCCTCCCCTTCAGCCGCCACCCGGGCGACCGCGTCGCCCGAGCCGATCGCCGTGGCGGCGGCCGCCGGCGCGCCTCCCGGCGTCAAAGCCGGAACCGGCACGGACAGCTCACGGCCCCGCAAGCCGGTTCTGGCGGGTGCCGCGATCCTCGGCGCCGCCCTGGTGGCGATTCCGCTGCTGCTGACCGGAAGCGGCAGGGACGAAGGGCCCCGTGACAACGCCAAGGCCCTGGCCGCGGAGGGCTCCGACACGGTCCTGAACCCCGAATCGGCCCCGGCCGAGCTCGGCGACTACGTGGCCGAGAAGCCGAGTGCGTCCCCGAGCAAGGACAAGCCGAAGAAGCCCGCACCCCCGAAGACCGTCGCCCCACCCCCTGCCGCGCCCGCGTCGAAGCCCGCGCCGTCCGGCACTCCCGAGAAGAAGCCCGCAGCCAAGCCCAAGCCGAAGCCCAAGCCGTCCCCGCGGCCGAACTGGAGCACCGAGACCGTCTACGCCACCAGCGTTCTGGAGGTGAACCAGGCCTGGACCACCAACCGCATCCGCATGGTCATGCAGACCGACGGCAACCTCGTGGTCTACAACGAGCACGGCAAGCCCACCTGGGCGTCGATGACCTTCGGCAAGAACCACCGGGCGATCTTCCAGGCCGACGGCAACCTCGTCATCCACAACGGCGACGACCGCCCCATCTGGGCTTCCAAGACCCATGGCAACGAGGGCGCCCAGCTGGTGCTGCGGACCGACGGCAAGGTGGTCGTCCGGCACCAGGGCAGGGTGATCTGGTCGACCTGA
- a CDS encoding WhiB family transcriptional regulator, giving the protein MARSPASWKGDIGWHARALCVGEDPELFFPLAETAAGTAPARAVCRRCPVLLDCRDWAVRHGETDGVWGATTASQRRALRRAVLDR; this is encoded by the coding sequence ATGGCGCGTTCACCCGCGTCCTGGAAGGGTGACATCGGCTGGCACGCGCGGGCGCTGTGCGTGGGGGAGGACCCCGAGCTGTTCTTTCCGCTCGCGGAGACCGCCGCGGGCACCGCCCCGGCCCGCGCGGTGTGCAGGCGCTGCCCGGTGCTGCTCGACTGCCGTGACTGGGCTGTCCGGCACGGCGAGACGGACGGCGTCTGGGGCGCCACGACGGCGAGCCAGCGGCGGGCGCTGCGCCGAGCCGTCCTGGACCGGTGA
- a CDS encoding TetR/AcrR family transcriptional regulator yields the protein MSPRPMVRPGGRSARVQESVHAAVRELVGEVGRDALTVPMVAGRAGVTPSTIYRRWGDLQELLSDVAVERLRPETEPADLGSLRADLDAWAEQFLDEMASPAGRAYIRDALLGDSDGTNAGKCSAYAAEQLDAVLSRAVRRGEPVPETELLIDRVVAPIMYRILFRPGRLDTAYARELVTHALSAV from the coding sequence ATGAGTCCCAGGCCCATGGTCCGCCCCGGCGGGCGCAGCGCACGCGTCCAGGAGTCCGTCCATGCGGCGGTCCGTGAACTCGTGGGGGAGGTGGGCCGCGACGCGCTCACGGTCCCGATGGTGGCCGGCCGGGCGGGCGTGACCCCCTCCACGATCTACCGTCGCTGGGGTGACCTGCAGGAACTCCTGTCCGACGTGGCCGTCGAGCGACTGCGCCCGGAAACGGAGCCGGCCGATCTCGGAAGCCTGCGGGCCGATCTCGACGCGTGGGCGGAACAGTTCCTCGACGAGATGGCCTCGCCGGCGGGGCGCGCCTACATCCGGGACGCCCTGCTCGGCGACTCCGACGGCACCAACGCCGGCAAGTGTTCGGCGTATGCCGCGGAGCAGTTGGACGCCGTGCTGTCCCGTGCGGTGCGGCGGGGGGAGCCGGTACCCGAGACGGAGTTGCTGATCGACCGTGTCGTGGCGCCGATCATGTACCGCATCCTCTTCCGCCCCGGTCGACTCGACACCGCCTACGCGCGCGAGCTCGTGACGCATGCCTTGAGCGCCGTGTGA
- a CDS encoding amidase, which translates to MQPFELSLTEASRAVRARELSPVELTESVLARIAAVEGRLSAYVTVAADAALAAAARAEREISEGGPRGPLHGIPMALKDLIDAAGMPTTASSRVRAGHLAEHDSGVAERLGAAGAVLLGKTHTHEFAYGLITPQTNNAWDPGRVAGGSSGGSAVAVAAGGATFAMGTDTGGSIRVPAALNGVVGLKPTYGLVPRTGVTSLSWSLDHVGPLTRTVQDAALVLAAVAGHDPRDPASVSGPVPNRFRGGDGLRGLRVGVPRNHYFDRVTPEVEESVRGAIERLAELGAELVDVEIPMARYLQAVQWGLMVPEATAYHERSLRATPDLYAADVRILLEAGELTSAGDYLRAQRARALMRDVWARMFDGIDVLAAPTVPMTAAEAGQEAVEWADGTTEAVSDSYVRLCAPANITGIPALTLPVGHGRAGLPIGMQLMARPFGDATVLHVGRVYEESVAGTGRLAPLAVPLAA; encoded by the coding sequence ATGCAACCGTTTGAGCTGTCGCTGACCGAAGCCTCACGTGCGGTGCGCGCACGAGAGCTGTCCCCGGTCGAACTCACCGAATCGGTGCTCGCCCGAATTGCCGCCGTCGAAGGACGGTTGAGCGCCTACGTCACCGTCGCGGCCGACGCGGCCCTGGCCGCAGCGGCCCGCGCCGAACGGGAGATCTCCGAGGGCGGACCGCGCGGGCCGCTGCACGGGATCCCCATGGCGCTCAAGGACCTGATCGACGCAGCGGGAATGCCCACCACGGCGAGCTCGCGCGTCCGGGCGGGGCACCTGGCGGAACACGACAGCGGGGTGGCCGAACGGCTCGGCGCCGCCGGGGCCGTCCTCTTGGGCAAGACGCACACGCACGAGTTCGCCTACGGCCTGATCACTCCGCAGACGAACAACGCCTGGGACCCCGGCCGGGTCGCGGGCGGGTCGAGCGGCGGATCGGCGGTGGCCGTCGCCGCCGGCGGGGCCACGTTCGCCATGGGCACGGACACGGGCGGTTCCATTCGGGTCCCCGCGGCCCTGAACGGCGTGGTGGGCCTCAAGCCGACCTACGGCCTGGTCCCACGGACAGGCGTGACCTCGCTGTCCTGGTCCCTGGACCATGTGGGTCCTCTCACCCGCACCGTCCAGGACGCCGCGCTGGTGCTGGCGGCGGTCGCGGGCCACGACCCGCGCGACCCGGCGAGCGTGTCCGGCCCCGTGCCGAACCGCTTCCGGGGAGGGGACGGCCTGCGAGGGCTGAGGGTGGGCGTACCGCGAAACCACTACTTCGACCGGGTCACGCCCGAGGTCGAGGAGTCCGTACGCGGTGCGATCGAGCGGCTCGCGGAGCTGGGGGCGGAGCTCGTCGACGTCGAGATCCCGATGGCGCGTTACCTCCAGGCCGTCCAGTGGGGGCTGATGGTTCCCGAGGCCACCGCTTACCACGAGCGGTCGCTGCGGGCCACCCCCGACCTGTACGCGGCGGACGTCCGCATCCTGCTGGAAGCCGGCGAACTCACCTCCGCGGGTGACTACCTCCGCGCCCAGCGGGCCCGCGCCCTGATGCGAGACGTCTGGGCCCGCATGTTCGACGGAATCGACGTCCTCGCCGCGCCGACGGTGCCGATGACCGCCGCCGAGGCGGGGCAGGAGGCCGTCGAGTGGGCCGATGGCACGACCGAGGCCGTGTCGGACAGCTACGTCCGCCTCTGTGCCCCGGCCAACATCACCGGCATCCCGGCCCTCACCCTGCCGGTCGGTCACGGCCGCGCCGGACTGCCGATCGGTATGCAGCTGATGGCGCGCCCCTTCGGCGACGCGACGGTGCTCCATGTGGGCCGGGTCTACGAGGAGTCGGTGGCCGGTACGGGGCGGCTTGCTCCCCTCGCTGTTCCCCTCGCTGCGTGA
- a CDS encoding MBL fold metallo-hydrolase: MFTSSQTTESTTTAPASVWTVGDHTVRRIDEVVLPARTGAWLLPGVTTDLVSRTPWLSPEFADGQGLLRLASHSFAVEVDGTRVLVDTGIGNGKQRAHPAWHNLDSDYEARLRAAGFAPESVDVVILTHLHADHVGWNTRSEGDTWVPTFPNARYLASRTEWDYWAGVEMEESRRQMFRDSVHPVREAGLFDLVDVADEGTDVAPGIRLLPTPGHTPGQVAVELSSRGESALVTGDSIHHPVQMAHPELCSCVDIAPELAARTRNQMLDSLAGTPTLLLGSHFPAPTAGHVRRENGGYRLVPAPSGATPLDG, encoded by the coding sequence GTGTTCACCTCATCGCAGACGACCGAGTCCACCACCACTGCCCCCGCCTCTGTGTGGACGGTGGGCGACCACACGGTCCGGCGCATCGACGAAGTGGTCCTGCCCGCCCGGACCGGTGCGTGGCTGCTCCCCGGGGTAACCACCGACCTCGTGAGCCGGACTCCCTGGCTGAGCCCTGAATTCGCCGACGGACAAGGCCTCCTGCGCCTGGCGAGTCACAGCTTCGCCGTCGAGGTGGACGGCACGCGGGTGCTGGTCGACACCGGCATCGGCAACGGTAAGCAGCGTGCCCACCCTGCCTGGCACAACCTGGACAGCGACTACGAAGCACGGCTACGGGCGGCGGGCTTCGCGCCGGAAAGCGTAGACGTCGTGATCCTCACCCACCTCCACGCCGACCACGTGGGGTGGAACACGCGTTCCGAGGGCGACACCTGGGTGCCCACCTTCCCGAACGCGCGCTATCTCGCCTCGCGCACCGAGTGGGACTACTGGGCGGGCGTCGAGATGGAGGAGTCTCGCCGGCAGATGTTCCGGGACTCGGTCCATCCCGTCCGGGAGGCAGGTCTGTTCGACCTCGTCGATGTCGCGGACGAGGGCACGGACGTCGCGCCGGGCATCCGTCTGCTGCCCACCCCAGGCCACACACCGGGGCAGGTGGCGGTGGAACTGAGCAGCCGCGGCGAGAGCGCGCTGGTCACCGGCGACAGCATCCATCATCCGGTCCAGATGGCGCATCCGGAGCTCTGCAGTTGCGTGGACATCGCTCCCGAACTCGCGGCCAGGACCCGGAACCAGATGCTCGACTCCCTGGCCGGTACGCCAACCCTCCTGCTGGGAAGCCACTTCCCCGCGCCGACCGCCGGACACGTGCGACGTGAGAACGGCGGGTACCGCCTGGTCCCGGCCCCCTCAGGGGCCACACCCCTCGATGGCTGA
- a CDS encoding PucR family transcriptional regulator, with translation MAELAIPEHYLEGYAQILAEVAASGRRLTREELTSRRALGEQAADAGHGLRALVHAHLTATRAAWPAGPAPADTVLAAVQQATDAFAEGFERAQRQAVRQEEAARREFIDDLLYGRSDLGRLAERAERFGLRLSHAHAVAVAEGPAAYEEGDPVPRQVERALIARFGDRSILLTTKDGRLLCVAPGPQDEVLAHFAKQAHAATDGGRVAIGRPQPGPGGVVHSYEEALNTLELAERLELDDPVLRAADLLVYPVLTRDRQAMADLVLDTLGPLTTARGGAQPLLDTLTAYFDSGCVAAQAARRLTLSVRALTYRLERIHKLTGANPADPAHRYMLQTAVIGARLLDWPAKEL, from the coding sequence ATGGCGGAGTTGGCGATTCCGGAGCACTATCTGGAGGGCTACGCCCAGATACTGGCCGAGGTCGCGGCCTCGGGTCGGCGCCTCACGCGGGAAGAACTCACCTCCCGCCGGGCCCTCGGAGAACAGGCGGCTGACGCCGGCCACGGACTGCGGGCCCTGGTCCACGCCCATCTGACCGCCACACGCGCCGCCTGGCCGGCCGGCCCCGCGCCGGCCGACACCGTCCTGGCCGCCGTACAGCAGGCGACAGACGCCTTCGCCGAGGGCTTCGAGCGGGCCCAGCGCCAGGCCGTACGCCAGGAGGAGGCCGCCCGCCGCGAGTTCATCGACGACCTCCTCTACGGCCGCAGCGACCTCGGACGCCTCGCCGAACGCGCGGAACGCTTCGGCCTGCGTCTCTCACACGCCCACGCCGTCGCCGTCGCCGAGGGCCCGGCCGCCTACGAGGAGGGCGATCCCGTCCCCCGCCAGGTGGAACGCGCCCTTATCGCACGCTTCGGCGACCGCAGCATCCTGCTCACCACCAAGGACGGGCGGCTGCTGTGCGTCGCACCCGGCCCGCAGGACGAGGTCCTCGCCCACTTCGCGAAGCAGGCCCATGCCGCCACCGACGGCGGCCGGGTCGCCATCGGCCGCCCCCAGCCAGGCCCCGGCGGGGTCGTCCACTCCTACGAGGAGGCACTCAACACCCTGGAACTCGCCGAGCGCCTGGAACTGGACGACCCGGTACTGCGGGCCGCCGACCTGCTCGTCTACCCCGTCCTCACCCGCGACCGGCAGGCCATGGCAGACCTCGTCCTCGACACCCTCGGCCCGCTCACCACGGCCCGCGGCGGCGCCCAGCCCCTCCTGGACACCCTCACCGCCTACTTCGACTCGGGTTGTGTGGCAGCGCAGGCGGCCCGCCGCCTGACCCTGAGCGTGCGGGCCCTGACCTACCGGCTGGAACGCATTCACAAGCTGACCGGCGCCAACCCGGCCGATCCGGCCCACCGCTACATGCTGCAGACCGCGGTGATCGGAGCACGGCTGCTGGACTGGCCGGCCAAGGAGCTCTGA
- a CDS encoding HAD family hydrolase, which produces MSTDTRSGRNRAPLPATPPPRPTPSRPAARARPEGPRRLVFFDVDETLIGRKSGPDFLRDHFARMHGADGVRRADELLGALAGLPRAEANRRFHRAFRGCPAAEAEAAARRWYREHSRTDGFYLPTTMAALRRHRAEGASVALVSGTFPPLLAVIAEAVGARFALGARLERCGPLLTGELIGPPAIGEGKRTLVRRLLARHPDIDPADCWAYGDHPSDLPMLHSVGHAVLIAPDGTHTTVPPHAAGTGGGG; this is translated from the coding sequence GTGTCCACTGACACCCGCAGCGGGCGCAACCGGGCCCCGCTACCCGCGACGCCGCCTCCCCGTCCCACACCCTCCCGGCCCGCTGCGCGGGCACGCCCCGAGGGCCCCCGCCGGCTGGTGTTCTTCGACGTGGACGAGACGCTCATCGGCCGCAAGAGCGGCCCGGACTTCCTCCGCGACCACTTCGCGCGGATGCACGGCGCGGACGGAGTGCGCCGGGCCGACGAACTGCTCGGCGCACTGGCCGGTCTGCCCCGCGCGGAGGCCAATCGCCGTTTCCACCGGGCCTTCCGGGGCTGCCCGGCCGCGGAGGCCGAGGCCGCGGCCCGCCGGTGGTACCGGGAGCACAGCCGGACCGACGGCTTCTATCTCCCCACCACAATGGCCGCGCTGCGCCGGCACCGGGCCGAGGGCGCGTCCGTGGCCCTGGTCTCCGGGACCTTCCCGCCGCTGCTGGCCGTCATCGCCGAGGCGGTCGGGGCGCGGTTCGCCCTCGGCGCGAGACTCGAACGCTGCGGGCCGCTGCTCACCGGCGAACTGATCGGCCCCCCGGCCATCGGCGAGGGCAAGCGCACCCTGGTGCGCCGGCTCCTCGCCCGCCACCCCGACATCGACCCGGCCGACTGCTGGGCCTACGGCGACCATCCCTCCGACCTGCCCATGCTGCACAGCGTGGGGCACGCGGTGTTGATCGCCCCGGACGGGACCCACACCACCGTGCCACCGCACGCCGCCGGTACCGGCGGAGGCGGGTGA
- a CDS encoding acyl-CoA dehydrogenase family protein — protein MNRRQICTGQGAQGGAPRARGQLAGAVASAAAQASAADATGRLSAETVALLTRAGFARHFVPGVWHGTEGTFSDLLAEVAAVGEGCASAAWCAALWATHGRYAAHLPLEGQLDLWGRSPDVRIAAGLRPSGSAARCSGGWLLSGTWECVSGIADADWLLLAAPEPDEPRLPGGRCRLFAVPAAEIHVRETWRSTGMRGTGSHTAVLDGPVVVPDRRTCSLSDVLAGSPGPGRSRCHTAPAYLGTGLLLCAPALGAARHALREWTAWAARRGAGRPSERATLQLTLAQSADDIEAAELLLGDAALRADSGTRAERDVARNRRVAAAAAQHLVTAVERLFRAAGTHACGGPGPLERTWRDVHVLAAHQAVRRETAAALYADSVFADFEDRPEQAAAPRFMAHSAPAEVVAGVH, from the coding sequence GTGAACCGGCGTCAAATCTGCACAGGCCAGGGGGCACAGGGTGGCGCGCCGCGGGCGCGCGGACAGCTGGCGGGCGCCGTGGCCTCCGCCGCGGCACAAGCGTCGGCGGCGGACGCCACCGGCCGGCTGTCCGCGGAGACCGTCGCGCTGCTGACCCGCGCCGGCTTCGCCCGTCACTTCGTGCCCGGGGTCTGGCACGGTACCGAGGGAACCTTCAGCGACCTCCTCGCCGAGGTGGCGGCGGTCGGCGAGGGATGTGCGTCCGCCGCGTGGTGCGCCGCCCTGTGGGCGACCCACGGCAGATATGCCGCCCACCTGCCCCTCGAAGGCCAGCTCGACCTGTGGGGCCGATCGCCCGATGTGCGGATCGCCGCCGGACTGCGGCCCTCCGGCTCGGCCGCCCGCTGCTCCGGAGGCTGGCTGCTCAGCGGCACCTGGGAGTGCGTCAGCGGGATCGCGGACGCGGACTGGCTGCTGCTCGCGGCCCCGGAACCGGACGAACCTCGGTTACCCGGCGGCCGGTGCCGGCTCTTCGCCGTCCCCGCCGCCGAGATCCACGTACGGGAGACGTGGCGCAGCACCGGAATGCGCGGCACCGGCAGCCACACCGCGGTCCTCGACGGCCCGGTGGTGGTCCCCGACCGCCGTACCTGCTCGCTGTCGGACGTGCTGGCGGGCTCTCCCGGGCCCGGACGGTCCCGCTGCCACACCGCCCCGGCGTACCTGGGGACGGGACTGCTGCTGTGTGCGCCCGCCCTCGGGGCGGCCCGTCACGCCCTGCGGGAGTGGACCGCGTGGGCCGCGCGCCGGGGAGCCGGCCGACCCTCGGAGCGCGCCACGCTCCAGCTGACGCTGGCGCAGTCGGCTGACGACATCGAGGCCGCCGAACTGCTGCTCGGGGACGCGGCGCTGCGGGCCGACTCGGGCACCCGCGCCGAGCGGGACGTGGCCCGCAACCGCCGGGTCGCGGCGGCCGCCGCACAGCACCTGGTCACCGCCGTCGAGCGGCTGTTCCGCGCGGCCGGAACCCACGCATGCGGCGGCCCGGGGCCGCTCGAGCGCACCTGGCGCGACGTCCACGTGCTGGCCGCGCACCAGGCCGTGCGCCGGGAGACCGCGGCGGCCCTGTACGCCGACTCGGTGTTCGCCGACTTCGAAGACCGTCCCGAGCAGGCGGCCGCGCCCCGGTTCATGGCGCACTCCGCGCCGGCGGAGGTGGTCGCCGGTGTCCACTGA
- a CDS encoding TetR/AcrR family transcriptional regulator, translating into MVKQARALRTHDRVLDAAAYEFARYGYVNANLQRIADRIGLTKGALYGHFSSKEKLAAALTEHLSRSVRTLLDGARTSPEPATSRLEALVLGLGKLFETDHRAQAALRLEVEAARAADTVAPLLSDTHGIALELVGEVQRGRHWDEAPPADALADLIVAAFCTALWTGACAGPDRPGPSVAAMWGVLTRAMGTRASA; encoded by the coding sequence GTGGTCAAGCAGGCGCGTGCCCTTCGGACGCACGATCGCGTCCTCGACGCCGCCGCGTACGAGTTCGCACGCTACGGCTACGTGAACGCGAACCTGCAGCGCATCGCCGACCGGATCGGGTTGACCAAGGGCGCCCTGTACGGGCACTTCTCCAGCAAGGAGAAGCTGGCCGCCGCGCTGACGGAACATCTGTCCCGGAGCGTGCGGACGCTGTTGGACGGGGCCAGGACCTCGCCCGAGCCGGCCACGAGCCGGCTGGAGGCCCTGGTGCTCGGACTCGGCAAGCTCTTCGAGACCGACCACAGGGCGCAGGCGGCCCTGCGGCTGGAGGTGGAGGCGGCTCGGGCGGCCGACACGGTGGCTCCTCTCCTGAGCGACACCCATGGCATCGCGCTCGAACTCGTGGGCGAGGTACAGCGGGGACGGCACTGGGACGAGGCACCGCCGGCCGACGCCCTGGCCGATCTCATCGTCGCGGCGTTCTGCACCGCGCTGTGGACCGGCGCCTGCGCGGGCCCGGACCGGCCCGGGCCCAGCGTCGCCGCCATGTGGGGCGTGCTGACGCGCGCGATGGGGACACGCGCGTCAGCCTGA
- a CDS encoding ScbA/BarX family gamma-butyrolactone biosynthesis protein produces MTRELVHRSSVAEVFVTDGARAGDREFVVAAQWPRDHALYHPDENGLSDPLLFAETLRQGMVYVAHRHCGVPLGRRFIGRDIDFEITDPAALRVEGVPLSVFLVGEWTWDGDDARGRSGARMDFRLVVGGRECGWGTISMLMVDERRYRLLRRLGGGAADVPAALPARTAVSGAPRTPPHRVGRLRWRDCVLEEAARPDEWRLRVDRDHAVLFDHPTDHIPMMVMLEGFRQLGHLKVHEACDGPFADLSFALARTTVQCLAFGEFDRPTRLVVDECASGARPQETFQLSVSAVQGDTVLARAQTAWACVGTRPAAAVPASW; encoded by the coding sequence GTGACGCGTGAGCTGGTGCACCGCAGCTCCGTCGCGGAGGTGTTCGTCACCGACGGTGCCCGCGCCGGTGACCGCGAGTTCGTCGTCGCCGCCCAGTGGCCGCGCGACCACGCGCTCTACCACCCGGACGAGAACGGTCTGAGCGATCCCCTGCTGTTCGCGGAGACCCTGCGTCAGGGGATGGTCTACGTCGCCCACCGGCACTGCGGTGTGCCGCTCGGCCGGCGCTTCATCGGCCGCGACATCGACTTCGAGATCACCGACCCCGCCGCCCTGCGGGTCGAGGGCGTACCGCTCTCGGTGTTCCTGGTGGGCGAGTGGACCTGGGACGGCGACGACGCGCGGGGCAGGAGCGGGGCCCGGATGGACTTCCGGCTCGTCGTCGGCGGCCGCGAGTGCGGCTGGGGCACCATCAGCATGCTGATGGTGGACGAACGGCGCTACCGCCTGCTGCGTCGGCTCGGCGGCGGCGCCGCGGACGTGCCGGCCGCCTTACCGGCGCGGACGGCGGTCTCCGGGGCGCCGCGCACGCCCCCGCACCGGGTGGGGCGGCTGCGCTGGCGGGACTGCGTCCTGGAAGAGGCCGCGAGGCCCGACGAGTGGCGGTTGCGCGTGGACCGCGACCACGCGGTGCTCTTCGATCACCCCACCGACCACATCCCGATGATGGTGATGCTGGAGGGCTTCCGCCAGCTCGGCCACCTCAAGGTGCACGAGGCGTGCGACGGCCCGTTCGCCGACCTGTCGTTCGCGCTGGCCCGGACCACGGTGCAGTGCCTGGCCTTCGGCGAGTTCGACCGGCCCACCCGGCTGGTGGTCGATGAGTGCGCGTCGGGCGCCCGTCCGCAGGAAACGTTTCAGCTGTCCGTCTCGGCGGTCCAGGGTGACACCGTACTGGCCCGCGCACAGACCGCCTGGGCCTGCGTGGGCACTCGCCCGGCGGCGGCCGTCCCGGCCTCCTGGTAG
- a CDS encoding ScbR family autoregulator-binding transcription factor yields MSEHSDATHISGGTSVDDTSHLKQERAIRTRRTILDAAAEVFARHGYPNVTIKDIADGAEMTKGAVYFHFSNKEALAVAVTEEFYRRLNEIVSPALEGDHSSPSTVVDVLLRTAGGFRDDVYVKAGARLQIERPYIKAEMPVPYVGFTSLIVELLQECQAAGRLPESAAPKALARVLVSALFGAQHISWVQNDRADIVERVEEILDAFALLSVPAR; encoded by the coding sequence ATGAGCGAACACAGCGACGCGACACACATCTCCGGCGGCACCTCGGTCGACGACACCTCGCACCTCAAGCAGGAGCGCGCCATCCGCACCCGGCGCACCATCCTCGACGCGGCCGCGGAGGTCTTCGCCCGGCACGGCTACCCGAACGTCACCATCAAGGACATCGCCGACGGCGCGGAGATGACCAAGGGCGCGGTGTACTTCCACTTCTCCAACAAGGAGGCCCTCGCGGTCGCCGTGACGGAGGAGTTCTACCGCAGGCTCAACGAGATCGTCTCCCCCGCGCTCGAGGGCGACCACTCCTCGCCCTCGACGGTGGTGGACGTGCTGCTGCGCACCGCGGGCGGGTTCCGCGACGACGTCTACGTCAAGGCGGGGGCGCGCCTGCAGATCGAACGTCCCTACATCAAAGCGGAGATGCCGGTCCCGTACGTCGGTTTCACGTCACTGATCGTCGAACTCCTCCAGGAGTGCCAGGCCGCGGGCCGGCTGCCGGAGAGCGCGGCGCCCAAGGCCCTGGCCAGGGTCCTGGTCTCCGCCCTGTTCGGCGCCCAGCACATCTCCTGGGTGCAGAACGACCGGGCCGACATCGTGGAGCGGGTCGAGGAGATCCTCGACGCCTTCGCCCTGCTGTCGGTGCCGGCGCGGTAG